One stretch of Arachis duranensis cultivar V14167 chromosome 1, aradu.V14167.gnm2.J7QH, whole genome shotgun sequence DNA includes these proteins:
- the LOC107464689 gene encoding sugar transporter ERD6-like 16 — protein sequence MAIEQHSDVESGHDNNNNNNNNNNGLQDLQEPFIEQGKKDVSCKDIESNTTMVEHGSIGMVLLSTFVAVCGSFSFGTCVGYTAPTQAAIREDLNLSLAQFSMFGSLVTIGAMLGAVTSGRITDFIGRKGAMRMSTAFCITGWLALFFSKDPYSLDFGRFFTGYGIGVISYVVPIYIAEIAPKNLRGGLATTNQLMIVIGASVSFLIGSVITWRQLALAGLVPCICLLIGLWFIPESPRWLAKVGHEKEFQGALRRLRGKNVDTSQEAEEILDYIETLQSLPKTKLLDLFQSKHVRSVVIGVGLMVCQQSVGINGIGFYTAETFVAAGLSAGKVGTIAYACMQVPFTVLGAILMDKSGRKPLIMVSAFGTFLGCFITGIAFFLKDQSLLLEWVPVLAVAGVMIYVAAFSIGLGPVPWVIMSEIFPIHVKGTAGSLVVLVNWLGAWVVSYTFNFLMSWSSPGTLFLYGGCSLLTIVFVAKFVPETKGKTLEEIQSCINYS from the exons ATGGCAATTGAGCAGCACAGTGATGTGGAGAGTGGAcatgacaacaacaacaacaataataataataataatgggcTTCAGGATTTGCAAGAGCCCTTCATTGAGCAAGGGAAGAAGGATGTTTCCTGCAAAGATATTGAATCTAATACAACAATGGTGGAACATGGATCCATTGGAATGGTTCTGCTCAGCACATTTGTTGCTGTCTGTGGTTCTTTTTCATTTGGAACTTGT GTGGGATATACAGCACCTACTCAAGCAGCTATCAGGGAAGATCTTAATCTATCCCTTGCTCAG TTTTCCATGTTTGGTTCTTTAGTAACCATTGGTGCAATGCTTGGGGCTGTAACAAGTGGCCGGATTACCGATTTCATTGGACGGAAAGGG GCAATGAGAATGTCAACAGCATTTTGCATAACAGGATGGTTAGCCCTCTTCTTCTCAAAG GATCCTTACTCACTCGACTTTGGAAGATTTTTCACAGGATATGGAATTGGAGTTATCTCATATGTG GTTCCTATATATATAGCTGAAATAGCACCAAAGAATCTTCGAGGTGGACTTGCAACAACAAATCAG CTTATGATTGTTATTGGAGCTTCAGTCTCATTCTTAATAGGAAGTGTCATAACTTGGAGACAACTAGCTCTAGCAG GACTTGTTCCATGCATTTGCTTGCTGATTGGTTTGTGGTTTATCCCTGAGTCCCCTAGATGGCTG gCGAAAGTTGGTCATGAAAAAGAATTTCAAGGAGCATTAAGGAGACTTCGGGGAAAAAATGTTGATACTTCTCAAGAAGCTGAAGAAATTCTT GATTATATTGAAACTCTCCAAAGCCTTCCTAAAACCAAGCTTCTGGATTTGTTCCAAAGCAAACACGTGCGATCTGTAGTG ATTGGGGTGGGATTAATGGTGTGCCAACAATCTGTTGGAATTAATGGTATTGGATTTTACACAGCTGAGACTTTTGTAGCAGCCG GACTTTCTGCTGGCAAAGTTGGTACCATAGCCTATGCATGTATGCAGGTTCCATTTACTGTATTGGGAGCTATTTTAATGGATAAGTCTGGAAGAAAACCACTGATAATG GTTTCTGCATTTGGGACATTTTTAGGCTGCTTCATCACTGGAATTGCCTTCTTTCTCAAG GATCAAAGCTTATTGCTCGAGTGGGTACCGGTGTTAGCAGTGGCCGGCGTGATG ATATATGTAGCAGCGTTTTCAATTGGATTGGGACCAGTTCCTTGGGTGATAATGTCTGAG ATCTTTCCCATACATGTGAAGGGAACAGCTGGGAGCTTGGTGGTTTTGGTTAACTGGCTAGGAGCTTGGGTAGTTTCATATACTTTCAACTTCCTAATGAGTTGGAGTTCTCCTG GTACTTTGTTTTTGTATGGTGGATGTTCCCTCTTAACTATTGTATTTGTAGCAAAGTTTGTACCAGAAACCAAGGGAAAAACGCTGGAGGAAATACAGTCATGCATTAATTATTCATAG